In Nomia melanderi isolate GNS246 chromosome 4, iyNomMela1, whole genome shotgun sequence, the following are encoded in one genomic region:
- the LOC116434963 gene encoding alpha-tocopherol transfer protein isoform X1 → MGFRRRNCRISDHREGDENAIEAVIPAEKDRLEYDKGEVIGEDRPLLGEKIDDRKRGRLEDLTGMPEPEDDQVQPDDEEVNLDTGEPSPEVMEYARRELGETEEVKCQTIQELRDMIYERGECLPHRMDDDFLIRFLRVRNFNVNRAHRLIVNYYNFKEEHPEIHQDVSPVEMNHIGDDDVMTVPPYRTNCGRRMMIFRLGNWDPRKYPVEEIFKATVIILELGVLEPRAQIMGGVAIFDLEGITMSHAWTITPQVASMVIALMVSAFPMKTHAIHILHQSWVFDVMFAVFKPLLDVRMQNKIFFHGSNMDSLHEHILPTHLPKKYGGTREELPYYKWIESLSKVPKIVEEMKQLGYIVPEEILKQLNQSVQK, encoded by the exons ATGGGATTTCGAAG GAGGAACTGTCGGATCTCGGATCATCGTGAG GGTGACGAGAACGCGATCGAGGCGGTGATCCCGGCCGAGAAGGATCGCTTGGAGTACGACAAGGGTGAGGTGATCGGCGAGGATCGTCCTCTCCTCGGCGAGAAGATCGATGACAGGAAACGGGGCCGCCTGGAAGATCTGACCGGGATGCCCGAGCCCGAGGACGACCAGGTGCAGCCTGACGACGAGGAGGTCAACTTGGACACCGGCGAACCCTCGCCGGAAGTGATGGAGTACGCCAGGAGGGAGCTCGGCGAGACCGAGGAGGTCAAGTGTCAGACCATTCAGGAGCTACGCGATATGATTTATG AAAGGGGCGAGTGCCTGCCGCACAGAATGGACGATGACTTTCTCATCAGGTTCCTCAGGGTTAGAAATTTCAACGTCAATCGGGCACACAGATTG ATAGTGAATTACTACAACTTCAAAGAGGAACACCCAGAGATCCATCAAGATGTCAGCCCAGTGGAGATGAACCACATCGGGGACGACGATGTGATGACAGTGCCGCCGTACAGGACCAACTGCGGCAGGAGAATGATGATCTTCCGATTGGGGAACTGGGACCCCAGGAAATATCCCGTGGAGGAGATCTTCAAGGCGACGGTGATCATCCTCGAGCTGGGCGTCTTGGAGCCCAGGGCGCAAATCATGGGCGGCGTCGCCATTTTCGATCTGGAGGGCATCACTATGTCCCACGCGTGGACAATCACTCCACAG GTGGCCAGCATGGTGATAGCGCTGATGGTGTCCGCGTTCCCCATGAAGACCCACGCGATCCACATCCTCCACCAGTCGTGGGTGTTCGACGTGATGTTCGCGGTGTTCAAGCCGCTGCTGGACGTCCGGATGCAGAACAAGATATTCTTCCACGGCAGCAACATGGACAGCCTCCACGAGCACATCCTGCCGACCCACTTGCCGAAGAAATATGGCGGCACCCGGGAGGAGCTGCCCTACTACAAGTGGATCGAGAGCTTGAGCAAGGTCCCGAAGATCGTCGAGGAGATGAAGCAGCTCGGGTACATTGTGCCCGAGGAGATCCTCAAGCAGTTGAACCAGTCTGTCCAGAAATGA
- the LOC116434963 gene encoding alpha-tocopherol transfer protein isoform X2 produces the protein MPEPEDDQVQPDDEEVNLDTGEPSPEVMEYARRELGETEEVKCQTIQELRDMIYERGECLPHRMDDDFLIRFLRVRNFNVNRAHRLIVNYYNFKEEHPEIHQDVSPVEMNHIGDDDVMTVPPYRTNCGRRMMIFRLGNWDPRKYPVEEIFKATVIILELGVLEPRAQIMGGVAIFDLEGITMSHAWTITPQVASMVIALMVSAFPMKTHAIHILHQSWVFDVMFAVFKPLLDVRMQNKIFFHGSNMDSLHEHILPTHLPKKYGGTREELPYYKWIESLSKVPKIVEEMKQLGYIVPEEILKQLNQSVQK, from the exons ATGCCCGAGCCCGAGGACGACCAGGTGCAGCCTGACGACGAGGAGGTCAACTTGGACACCGGCGAACCCTCGCCGGAAGTGATGGAGTACGCCAGGAGGGAGCTCGGCGAGACCGAGGAGGTCAAGTGTCAGACCATTCAGGAGCTACGCGATATGATTTATG AAAGGGGCGAGTGCCTGCCGCACAGAATGGACGATGACTTTCTCATCAGGTTCCTCAGGGTTAGAAATTTCAACGTCAATCGGGCACACAGATTG ATAGTGAATTACTACAACTTCAAAGAGGAACACCCAGAGATCCATCAAGATGTCAGCCCAGTGGAGATGAACCACATCGGGGACGACGATGTGATGACAGTGCCGCCGTACAGGACCAACTGCGGCAGGAGAATGATGATCTTCCGATTGGGGAACTGGGACCCCAGGAAATATCCCGTGGAGGAGATCTTCAAGGCGACGGTGATCATCCTCGAGCTGGGCGTCTTGGAGCCCAGGGCGCAAATCATGGGCGGCGTCGCCATTTTCGATCTGGAGGGCATCACTATGTCCCACGCGTGGACAATCACTCCACAG GTGGCCAGCATGGTGATAGCGCTGATGGTGTCCGCGTTCCCCATGAAGACCCACGCGATCCACATCCTCCACCAGTCGTGGGTGTTCGACGTGATGTTCGCGGTGTTCAAGCCGCTGCTGGACGTCCGGATGCAGAACAAGATATTCTTCCACGGCAGCAACATGGACAGCCTCCACGAGCACATCCTGCCGACCCACTTGCCGAAGAAATATGGCGGCACCCGGGAGGAGCTGCCCTACTACAAGTGGATCGAGAGCTTGAGCAAGGTCCCGAAGATCGTCGAGGAGATGAAGCAGCTCGGGTACATTGTGCCCGAGGAGATCCTCAAGCAGTTGAACCAGTCTGTCCAGAAATGA